In Streptantibioticus cattleyicolor NRRL 8057 = DSM 46488, a genomic segment contains:
- a CDS encoding restriction endonuclease gives MTVPADRRPGKIRRHFEAHPEQAKDLALFVGVTVVGAWIASFDPLGVVIWMIVAAVVVGVVRNRRRQAAFARERQRIRELRAREIATYLTMTPREFEEAVAHLCRRDGCRDVRVVGGAGDLGADVVATTPQGHRLVIQCKRYSPTNKVGSPDLQRFGGTCWTVHHAEIAAVVTTSSFTRQAAQYAVSQRIHCYDREWLAGWASGSGPAPWMVR, from the coding sequence GTGACCGTTCCGGCTGACCGTCGACCGGGGAAGATACGTCGCCACTTCGAGGCCCATCCGGAGCAGGCGAAGGACCTCGCGCTGTTCGTGGGGGTGACGGTGGTGGGGGCGTGGATCGCCTCGTTCGACCCGCTCGGCGTGGTGATCTGGATGATCGTGGCGGCCGTGGTGGTGGGGGTGGTCAGGAACCGGCGGCGGCAGGCGGCGTTCGCGCGGGAGCGGCAGCGGATACGGGAGCTGCGGGCCCGGGAGATCGCGACGTATCTGACGATGACGCCACGGGAGTTCGAGGAGGCCGTGGCCCATCTGTGCCGGCGGGACGGGTGCCGGGACGTGCGGGTGGTCGGCGGGGCGGGGGACCTGGGGGCCGATGTCGTCGCGACGACTCCGCAGGGGCACCGCCTGGTGATCCAGTGCAAGCGGTACTCGCCGACGAACAAGGTCGGCTCGCCGGACCTGCAGCGCTTCGGCGGTACGTGCTGGACGGTGCACCACGCCGAGATCGCCGCGGTGGTGACCACGTCCTCGTTCACCCGGCAGGCCGCGCAGTACGCCGTGAGCCAGCGGATCCACTGCTACGACCGGGAATGGCTGGCCGGCTGGGCCTCGGGGAGCGGGCCCGCGCCGTGGATGGTCCGCTGA
- a CDS encoding acyl-CoA dehydrogenase family protein encodes MSDFTLELNDDQKGVRDWIHGFAADVMRPAAAEWDEREETPWPVIQEAAKIGLYSLDFYAQQFFDPTGLGIPMTMEELFWGDAGIGLSIVGTGLAAVGVLANGTEEQVGTWIPQMYGDATDVKVAAFCSSEPDAGSDVSAMRTRAVYDEAKDEWVLNGTKTWATNGGIANVHVVVSVVDPELGSKGHASFIVPPNTPGLSQGQKFKKHGIRASHTAEVVLEDVRVPGSCLLGGKDKLDERLARARERAKAGGGGTSHAEQWGRVKNAAMATFEASRPAVGAQAVGIARAAYEVALDYAKTRVQFGRPIIDNQGVAFQLADMRTQIDAARLLVWRASWMATTGKPFTAAEGSMSKLYAGEVAKKVTAQAMQILGGNGFTREYPVERMHRDAAIYTIFEGTSEIQRLVIARALSGMPIR; translated from the coding sequence ATGAGCGACTTCACGCTCGAACTCAACGATGACCAGAAGGGCGTACGGGACTGGATCCACGGTTTCGCCGCCGACGTCATGCGCCCGGCCGCCGCCGAATGGGACGAGCGTGAGGAGACCCCCTGGCCGGTCATCCAGGAGGCCGCCAAGATCGGACTGTACTCGCTGGACTTCTACGCCCAGCAGTTCTTCGACCCCACCGGCCTCGGCATCCCGATGACCATGGAGGAGCTGTTCTGGGGCGACGCGGGGATCGGCCTGTCCATCGTGGGCACCGGCCTGGCCGCGGTCGGCGTGCTGGCCAACGGCACCGAGGAGCAGGTGGGCACCTGGATCCCGCAGATGTACGGCGACGCCACCGATGTGAAGGTGGCCGCCTTCTGCTCCTCCGAACCGGACGCCGGCTCCGACGTCTCGGCGATGCGCACCCGTGCCGTCTACGACGAGGCCAAGGACGAATGGGTGCTCAACGGCACCAAGACCTGGGCCACCAACGGCGGCATCGCCAACGTCCACGTCGTGGTCTCCGTCGTCGACCCCGAACTGGGGTCCAAGGGCCACGCCTCCTTCATCGTCCCGCCCAACACCCCGGGGCTCAGCCAGGGCCAGAAGTTCAAGAAGCACGGCATCCGCGCCTCCCACACCGCCGAAGTGGTCCTGGAGGACGTCCGCGTCCCCGGCTCGTGCCTGTTGGGCGGCAAGGACAAGCTGGACGAGCGGCTGGCCCGCGCCCGCGAGCGGGCCAAGGCGGGCGGAGGGGGTACCTCCCACGCGGAGCAGTGGGGGCGGGTGAAGAACGCCGCCATGGCCACCTTCGAGGCGTCCCGCCCCGCGGTCGGCGCCCAGGCGGTCGGCATCGCCCGCGCCGCCTACGAGGTCGCCCTCGACTACGCCAAGACCCGCGTCCAGTTCGGCCGCCCGATCATCGACAACCAGGGCGTCGCCTTCCAACTGGCCGACATGCGCACCCAGATCGACGCCGCCCGCCTGCTGGTCTGGCGGGCCTCCTGGATGGCCACCACCGGCAAGCCCTTCACCGCCGCCGAGGGCTCGATGTCCAAGCTCTACGCCGGCGAGGTCGCCAAGAAGGTCACCGCCCAGGCCATGCAGATCCTCGGCGGCAACGGCTTCACCCGCGAGTACCCGGTGGAACGCATGCACCGGGATGCTGCTATTTATACGATCTTCGAGGGCACCAGCGAGATCCAGCGCCTGGTCATCGCCCGGGCGCTCTCCGGCATGCCGATCCGCTGA
- a CDS encoding TetR family transcriptional regulator, with the protein MHTSQRRDQQQAAERRRRELLEAADRVVLRDGPEASMNAIAAEAGITKPILYRHFGDKSGLYRALAKRHTDGLLTQLRAALDSPGARRDRVEATLDAYLSAIESRPQVYRFLMHPTEEETADAEKGFDVGRHSAPLLRRLGEELAGIIAERLDLGPNSAELARVWGHGIVGMMHAAGDWWLGERPCPREQLVRHLADLLWGRLAAAGDLPGGPGL; encoded by the coding sequence GTGCACACCAGCCAACGACGTGACCAGCAGCAGGCGGCGGAACGCCGCCGCAGGGAACTGCTGGAGGCCGCGGACCGGGTGGTGCTGCGCGACGGGCCGGAGGCGTCGATGAACGCGATCGCCGCCGAGGCGGGGATCACCAAGCCGATCCTGTACCGGCACTTCGGCGACAAGAGCGGCCTGTACCGGGCGCTCGCCAAGCGCCACACCGACGGGCTCCTCACCCAGCTGCGGGCCGCGCTGGACTCCCCCGGCGCCCGCCGCGACCGGGTGGAGGCGACGCTGGACGCCTACCTGTCGGCGATCGAGTCCCGTCCGCAGGTCTACCGCTTCCTGATGCACCCCACCGAGGAGGAGACCGCCGACGCCGAGAAGGGCTTCGACGTCGGCCGCCACTCCGCCCCGCTGCTGCGCCGGCTCGGCGAGGAACTCGCCGGGATCATCGCCGAACGCCTCGACCTCGGCCCCAACAGCGCCGAACTCGCCCGGGTCTGGGGCCACGGCATCGTCGGCATGATGCACGCGGCCGGCGACTGGTGGCTCGGCGAACGCCCTTGCCCCCGCGAGCAGTTGGTGCGCCACCTGGCCGACCTGCTGTGGGGCCGGCTCGCCGCGGCCGGCGACCTGCCGGGCGGCCCGGGGCTCTGA
- the def gene encoding peptide deformylase: MSARSIPGSSGTVRPVRLWGDPVLREPAAEVTVFDAGLARLVEDMFATMYAADGVGLAAPQIGTALRVFVYDCPDDEELRHLGHVVNPRLVEAGGVTVTGSEGCLSLPGIDAATPRFDETVVEGVDVHGHPVRVAGTGFFARCLQHECVHLDGGLFTDRLTGLRKRRALRAARRAPWSQVR, encoded by the coding sequence ATGTCAGCCCGTTCCATCCCCGGCAGTTCCGGCACCGTACGGCCCGTGCGGCTGTGGGGCGATCCGGTCCTGCGCGAGCCCGCGGCGGAGGTCACCGTATTCGATGCCGGGCTGGCCCGGCTGGTGGAGGACATGTTCGCCACCATGTACGCGGCGGACGGGGTCGGGCTGGCCGCGCCGCAGATCGGGACGGCGCTGCGGGTGTTCGTCTACGACTGCCCGGACGACGAGGAACTCCGGCACCTCGGACACGTGGTCAACCCCCGGCTGGTGGAGGCCGGCGGGGTCACCGTCACCGGCTCCGAGGGCTGCCTGTCGCTGCCCGGCATCGACGCGGCCACCCCGCGCTTCGACGAGACCGTGGTCGAGGGCGTGGACGTCCACGGCCACCCGGTGCGGGTGGCCGGCACCGGCTTCTTCGCCCGCTGCCTCCAGCACGAGTGCGTCCACCTCGACGGCGGCCTGTTCACCGACCGCCTGACCGGCCTGCGCAAGCGGCGCGCCCTGCGTGCCGCGCGCAGGGCGCCCTGGTCCCAGGTGCGCTGA
- a CDS encoding MurT ligase domain-containing protein, with translation MAGNSEPLSARAKLAVTAGKAAAAVSRAAGRGSGSVIGGRVALKLDPDLLARLAGHLDVVLVSATNGKTTTTRLIAEALRAAGPVVSNALGANMPAGITSALAGGSDARYGVIEVDEKYLAGVARDVHPKAIALLNLSRDQLDRAAETRMLAEKWREGLSGTDAVVVANADDPLVAWAASSCPTVVWVAAGQEWKDDAWSCPACGGVLQRPGDDWGCGDCGFRRPPTTWALKGDYVLAPDGVAWPIQLQLPGRANKANAATSAAVAAIFGVHPQTALERMYAVQAVAGRYDVVQYLGRDLRLLLAKNPAGWLETFSLIDGPPTPVLLSVNARGADGTDTSWLWDVDYTRLAGHPICVIGDRKLDLAVRLEVAGLDFRVCEDVDEAVNSAPAGKIEVIANYTAFQDLRRRIGN, from the coding sequence ATGGCAGGCAACTCGGAGCCGCTGTCGGCGCGGGCGAAGCTGGCCGTCACCGCGGGCAAGGCCGCGGCGGCGGTGTCACGGGCCGCGGGCCGCGGCAGCGGATCGGTGATCGGCGGCCGGGTCGCGCTCAAGCTCGACCCCGACCTGCTGGCCCGGCTCGCCGGCCATCTGGACGTGGTGCTGGTGTCGGCGACCAACGGCAAGACGACCACCACGCGGCTGATCGCCGAGGCGCTGCGGGCGGCGGGCCCGGTGGTCTCCAACGCGCTCGGCGCCAACATGCCGGCCGGCATCACCTCCGCCCTGGCCGGCGGCTCCGACGCCCGCTACGGCGTCATCGAGGTCGACGAGAAGTACCTGGCCGGGGTGGCCCGCGACGTCCACCCCAAGGCCATCGCGCTGCTCAACCTCTCCCGCGACCAGCTCGACCGCGCCGCCGAGACCCGGATGCTCGCCGAGAAGTGGCGCGAGGGGCTCTCCGGCACCGACGCGGTGGTGGTGGCCAACGCCGACGACCCGCTGGTGGCCTGGGCCGCCTCGTCCTGCCCCACCGTGGTCTGGGTCGCCGCCGGCCAGGAGTGGAAGGACGACGCCTGGTCCTGCCCGGCCTGCGGCGGCGTGCTCCAGCGCCCCGGCGACGACTGGGGCTGCGGCGACTGCGGTTTCCGCCGGCCGCCGACCACCTGGGCGCTCAAGGGCGACTACGTGCTCGCCCCGGACGGGGTGGCCTGGCCGATCCAGCTCCAGCTGCCGGGGCGGGCCAACAAGGCCAACGCGGCCACCTCGGCCGCCGTCGCCGCGATCTTCGGCGTCCACCCGCAGACCGCGCTGGAGCGGATGTACGCGGTGCAGGCGGTGGCCGGCCGCTACGACGTGGTGCAGTACCTCGGCCGGGACCTGCGGCTGCTGCTGGCGAAGAACCCGGCCGGCTGGCTGGAGACGTTCTCGCTGATCGACGGTCCGCCCACCCCGGTGCTGCTGTCGGTCAACGCCCGCGGCGCCGACGGCACCGACACCTCCTGGCTGTGGGACGTGGACTACACCCGGCTGGCCGGCCACCCGATCTGCGTGATCGGCGACCGCAAGCTGGACCTGGCGGTGCGGCTGGAGGTCGCCGGACTCGACTTCCGGGTGTGCGAGGACGTGGACGAGGCGGTGAACTCGGCGCCCGCCGGCAAGATCGAGGTGATCGCCAACTACACCGCGTTCCAGGACCTCCGCCGCCGGATCGGCAACTGA
- a CDS encoding type 1 glutamine amidotransferase, protein MSDTSLRLVWVYPDLLSTYGDQGNALVVERRARQRGVPVTRIDVRSDQPIPTSGDIYLLGGGEDRPQRLAAERLRRDGGLNRAVANGAIVFSVCAGYQILGTEFVNDLGRPEPGLGILDVRSIRNEGARHVGDILGDIDPRLGLPPLSGFENHQGNTVIGPGAQPFAHLRYGNGNGTGDGTEGAWCDTVFGTYAHGPVMARNPQIADMLLKLALDVHALPPVDEQWYDALRAERIAAASEPA, encoded by the coding sequence ATGAGCGACACCAGCCTGCGCCTGGTGTGGGTCTACCCCGACCTGTTGAGCACCTACGGCGACCAGGGCAACGCCCTGGTCGTGGAGCGCCGCGCACGGCAGCGCGGGGTGCCGGTGACCCGCATCGACGTACGCTCCGACCAGCCCATCCCCACCTCCGGCGACATCTACCTGCTGGGCGGCGGCGAGGACCGTCCGCAGCGGCTCGCCGCGGAACGGCTGCGCCGGGACGGCGGCCTCAACCGGGCGGTGGCCAACGGCGCCATCGTCTTCTCGGTCTGCGCCGGCTACCAGATCCTGGGCACCGAGTTCGTCAACGACCTCGGCCGCCCCGAGCCGGGCCTGGGCATCCTGGACGTGCGCAGCATCCGCAACGAGGGCGCGCGGCACGTCGGGGACATCCTGGGCGACATCGACCCGCGGCTGGGCCTGCCGCCGCTGAGCGGCTTCGAGAACCACCAGGGCAATACGGTGATCGGCCCCGGCGCCCAGCCCTTCGCCCACCTGCGGTACGGCAACGGCAACGGCACCGGGGACGGCACCGAGGGCGCCTGGTGCGACACCGTCTTCGGCACCTACGCGCACGGCCCGGTGATGGCGCGCAACCCGCAGATCGCCGACATGCTGCTGAAGCTGGCGCTCGACGTGCACGCCCTGCCGCCGGTGGACGAGCAGTGGTACGACGCGCTGCGCGCCGAGCGGATCGCCGCCGCCTCCGAGCCCGCGTGA
- a CDS encoding 6-phosphofructokinase: MRIGVLTSGGDCPGLNAVIRSVVHRAVADHGDEVIGFHDGWKGLLECDYRKLDLDAVSGILARGGTILGSSRVQPAHLRDGVERARGHVDELGLDAIIPIGGEGTLKAARLLSDAGLPIVGVPKTIDNDIASTDVTFGFDTAVMVATEALDRLKTTAESHQRVLIVEVMGRHTGWIALHAGMAAGAHAIVVPERPFDITELTEVVRKRFEAGKKFAIVVVSEGAKPREGTMEFESGRTDVYGHERFAGVARQLSVELEDRLGKEARPVILGHVQRGGTPTAYDRVLATRFGWHAVEAAHNGDFGMMTALRGTDITLVPLAEAVEHLKTVPVERYIEAECVL; the protein is encoded by the coding sequence ATGCGTATTGGTGTGCTGACCAGCGGCGGCGACTGCCCCGGACTGAACGCCGTCATCCGGTCGGTGGTGCACCGCGCCGTGGCCGACCACGGTGACGAGGTGATCGGCTTCCACGACGGCTGGAAGGGCCTGCTGGAGTGCGACTACCGCAAGCTGGACCTGGACGCCGTCAGCGGCATCCTGGCCCGCGGCGGCACCATCCTGGGCTCCTCCCGGGTGCAGCCGGCCCACCTGCGGGACGGCGTGGAGCGGGCCCGGGGGCACGTCGACGAGCTGGGCCTGGACGCCATCATCCCGATCGGCGGCGAGGGCACGCTCAAGGCGGCCCGGCTGCTGTCCGACGCGGGGCTGCCGATCGTCGGGGTGCCCAAGACCATCGACAACGACATCGCCTCCACCGATGTCACCTTCGGCTTCGACACCGCGGTGATGGTGGCCACCGAGGCGCTGGACCGGCTGAAGACCACCGCCGAGTCCCACCAGCGGGTGCTCATCGTCGAGGTGATGGGGCGCCACACCGGGTGGATCGCGCTGCACGCCGGGATGGCGGCGGGCGCCCACGCCATCGTGGTCCCGGAGCGGCCGTTCGACATCACCGAGCTGACCGAGGTGGTCCGCAAGCGGTTCGAGGCGGGCAAGAAGTTCGCCATCGTGGTGGTCTCCGAGGGCGCCAAGCCGCGTGAGGGCACGATGGAGTTCGAGAGCGGCCGTACCGACGTCTACGGCCACGAGCGGTTCGCCGGGGTGGCCCGGCAGCTCTCGGTGGAGCTGGAGGACCGCCTGGGCAAGGAGGCCCGGCCGGTGATCCTCGGCCATGTGCAGCGTGGCGGCACCCCGACCGCGTACGACAGGGTGCTGGCCACCCGGTTCGGCTGGCACGCGGTGGAGGCGGCGCACAACGGCGACTTCGGCATGATGACCGCGCTGCGCGGCACCGACATCACCCTGGTGCCGCTGGCCGAGGCGGTGGAGCACCTCAAGACGGTCCCGGTGGAGCGGTACATCGAGGCCGAATGCGTGCTGTGA
- a CDS encoding cytochrome c oxidase assembly protein gives MDHGGHGTGGMTGMDMGHGMDMSHMDLPPFTLGRGLEWSADPFFLVGCVLALALYGWAVTRLRRRGDRWPAGRTVAWTVGVLTVGLVMCTKLNDYGMVLFSVHMVQHMVISMLSPILLLLGGPVTLMLRALPTAGRGRTGPRELLVRLLHSHYLRVITHPAFTIPLFIASLYALYFTPLFDFLMGSRAGHIAMMVHFLAVGLVFFWPIMGVDPGPHRPGYVMRILELFMGMPFHAFFGIALMMASQTMVTTFQHPPASLGVDPLADQHAAGGIAWAFSEIPSVLVLIALVFQWYVSEQRHSRRKDRAADRDGDQELVAYNAYLASLQGRGR, from the coding sequence ATGGATCACGGCGGGCACGGTACGGGCGGCATGACGGGCATGGACATGGGCCACGGCATGGACATGAGCCACATGGACTTGCCGCCGTTCACCCTGGGGCGGGGTCTGGAGTGGAGCGCGGACCCCTTCTTCCTGGTCGGCTGCGTCCTGGCGCTGGCCCTGTACGGCTGGGCGGTGACGCGGCTGCGCCGCCGCGGCGACCGGTGGCCGGCCGGGCGGACCGTCGCCTGGACGGTGGGCGTGCTCACCGTGGGCCTGGTGATGTGCACCAAGCTCAACGACTACGGCATGGTGCTCTTCAGCGTGCACATGGTCCAGCACATGGTGATCAGCATGCTCTCGCCGATCCTGCTGCTGCTCGGCGGCCCGGTGACGCTGATGCTGCGGGCGCTGCCCACCGCCGGACGGGGGCGCACCGGCCCGCGTGAGCTGCTGGTACGCCTGCTGCACAGCCACTACCTGCGGGTGATCACGCATCCGGCGTTCACCATCCCGCTGTTCATCGCCAGCCTGTACGCGCTCTACTTCACCCCGCTGTTCGACTTCCTGATGGGCAGCCGGGCCGGTCACATCGCGATGATGGTGCACTTCCTCGCCGTGGGCCTGGTCTTCTTCTGGCCGATCATGGGCGTGGACCCCGGTCCGCACCGCCCGGGGTACGTGATGCGGATCCTGGAGCTGTTCATGGGGATGCCGTTCCATGCCTTCTTCGGCATCGCGCTGATGATGGCGTCGCAGACCATGGTGACCACCTTCCAGCACCCGCCGGCCTCGCTCGGGGTGGACCCGCTCGCCGACCAGCACGCGGCGGGCGGCATCGCGTGGGCGTTCAGCGAGATCCCGTCGGTGCTGGTGCTGATCGCCCTGGTCTTCCAGTGGTACGTCTCCGAGCAGCGCCATTCCCGGCGCAAGGACCGGGCCGCGGACCGGGACGGCGACCAGGAGCTGGTGGCCTACAACGCCTACCTGGCCTCGCTCCAGGGCCGGGGGCGCTGA
- a CDS encoding SSI family serine proteinase inhibitor, which yields MTVPRRASAAAAALLALAATAGPATAAPAGPPPRHSHLFLSVSGSDDTWVRGVSLYCDPPSGFHPHAQLACKALEGAHGKLDALAPDRHMCPMVYAPVIATATGTWHGRPVSWERTFSNSCVLDARTGSVFRF from the coding sequence TTGACCGTTCCCCGCCGAGCGTCGGCCGCGGCCGCCGCGCTCCTGGCGCTCGCCGCCACCGCCGGCCCGGCCACCGCCGCCCCCGCCGGGCCGCCGCCCCGCCATTCGCATCTGTTCCTCAGCGTCTCCGGCTCGGACGACACCTGGGTGCGCGGGGTCAGCCTCTACTGCGACCCGCCCAGTGGCTTCCACCCGCACGCCCAGCTCGCCTGCAAGGCGCTGGAGGGCGCCCACGGCAAGCTCGACGCCCTCGCCCCGGACCGCCACATGTGCCCCATGGTCTACGCCCCGGTGATCGCCACCGCCACCGGCACCTGGCACGGCCGCCCGGTCTCCTGGGAGCGGACGTTCTCCAACTCCTGCGTCCTGGACGCCCGCACCGGCTCCGTCTTCCGCTTCTGA
- a CDS encoding lysophospholipid acyltransferase family protein, with translation MFYRILKHLLLGPWLRLLFRPRVEGLEHVPDAGPAIVAGNHLSFSDHFLMPAILRRRITFLAKQEYFTGPGLKGAVVAAFFRAAGQIPVDRTGGAAARSAVREGLAVLERGELLGIYPEGTRSPDGRLYKGRTGVAVLAIASGAPVVPCAMVGTFEVQPPGRLLPRIRRVTVRFGEPLDFSRFAGHEGERAVLRSVTDEIMYAVLKLSGQEYVDRYAAEVKAESAAGGGVNSSRARGT, from the coding sequence GTGTTCTACCGCATCCTGAAACACCTGCTGCTGGGGCCATGGCTGAGGCTGCTCTTCCGGCCCCGGGTGGAAGGGCTGGAGCACGTGCCCGACGCGGGGCCGGCCATCGTCGCCGGCAACCATCTGTCGTTCTCCGACCACTTCCTGATGCCGGCCATCCTCCGGCGCCGGATCACCTTCCTGGCCAAACAGGAGTACTTCACCGGGCCGGGGCTGAAGGGCGCCGTGGTGGCCGCGTTCTTCCGCGCCGCCGGGCAGATACCGGTGGACCGCACCGGTGGCGCCGCGGCCCGCTCCGCGGTGCGCGAGGGGCTGGCGGTGCTGGAACGGGGCGAGCTGCTGGGGATCTACCCGGAGGGGACGCGTTCGCCGGACGGGCGGCTGTACAAGGGGCGCACCGGGGTCGCCGTGCTGGCGATCGCGTCGGGGGCGCCGGTGGTGCCGTGCGCCATGGTGGGCACCTTCGAGGTGCAGCCGCCGGGCCGGCTCCTGCCCCGGATCCGCCGGGTGACCGTCCGTTTCGGGGAGCCGCTGGACTTCTCCCGGTTCGCCGGCCACGAGGGCGAACGGGCGGTGCTGCGCTCGGTCACCGACGAGATCATGTACGCCGTCCTGAAGCTCTCCGGCCAGGAGTACGTGGACCGGTACGCCGCCGAGGTGAAGGCGGAGTCGGCGGCGGGCGGCGGGGTCAACTCCAGTCGCGCCAGGGGTACTTGA
- a CDS encoding DUF1707 SHOCT-like domain-containing protein, producing MAARPELDLRASDAERDRVAAVLADALAGGLLDPAEHAERLEAVYAARTRGQLAPVTADLPEPAAGADLTGHLDTGPVQALFSKIRRGGQWPVPPLTVVRSRFGAVVIDLRHAVFTRREVVIDAGSFCGKIEILVPEDAQVYDTGTALFGKRSQPGGDGPVGEGGPVVRITGRSVLGHVRVMRGGFKYPWRDWS from the coding sequence ATGGCCGCCCGCCCCGAACTTGATCTGCGCGCCTCCGACGCCGAACGCGACCGGGTCGCCGCCGTACTCGCCGACGCCCTCGCGGGCGGACTCCTCGACCCGGCCGAGCACGCCGAACGCCTGGAGGCCGTCTACGCCGCCCGCACCCGCGGCCAGCTCGCCCCGGTCACCGCCGACCTGCCCGAACCGGCCGCCGGCGCCGACCTCACCGGCCACCTCGACACCGGCCCCGTCCAGGCGCTCTTCAGCAAGATCCGCCGCGGCGGCCAGTGGCCGGTGCCGCCGCTGACCGTGGTGCGTTCCCGGTTCGGCGCCGTCGTCATCGACCTGCGGCACGCCGTCTTCACCCGCCGCGAGGTCGTCATCGACGCCGGCTCGTTCTGCGGCAAGATCGAGATCCTGGTGCCGGAGGACGCCCAGGTCTACGACACCGGCACGGCGCTGTTCGGCAAGCGCTCGCAGCCCGGCGGCGACGGCCCGGTGGGGGAGGGCGGCCCGGTGGTGCGCATCACCGGACGCTCGGTGCTCGGCCACGTCCGGGTGATGCGCGGCGGCTTCAAGTACCCCTGGCGCGACTGGAGTTGA
- a CDS encoding alpha/beta hydrolase, whose protein sequence is MRRIAVLGAIGALIAGTVAVTPAAATTDPVPGGRAEAVGTAIAAQHAADTGVRWTACPKDWGLEAPIQCGYVTVPVDYARPYGPTIRLAVDRIRSTGTRAERQGALLYNPGGPGGSGLKFPRRVTTKSALWTQTAKAYDFVGFDPRGVGHSAPISCEDPKEYVKAPKPDPVPANEAEKLVQRKIAKAYADGCLKRSGRLLAHMTTLDTARDMDVIRAALGERKLNYLGVSYGTYLGAVYATLFPTHVRRLIVDSVVDPAPDHIWYRDNLDQDIAFQGRWKDWENWVAKHNAVYHLGNTADKVERQWLKLRAAAKKHPLGGVVGPAELISFFQNAPYYDAYWTIVADAFSKYAAGDAKPLIAAAGPDLKNTAANAAAENGTAVYTAVECTDAKWPTDWRRWDRDNTLLNRKYPFMTWANAWMNLPCATWGVPQLRPVDVHSYPGLPSVLIVQSTRDAATPYAGALELHRRLRGSELITEKDAGSHGVTGLVNPCINDRVTNYLVNGRLDGQDVVCGPHATPEPTPAKSAAKTRTAA, encoded by the coding sequence TTGAGACGTATCGCCGTGCTAGGAGCGATCGGCGCCCTGATCGCGGGCACCGTCGCCGTCACGCCCGCGGCGGCGACCACCGACCCGGTGCCGGGCGGCCGGGCCGAGGCGGTGGGTACCGCCATCGCCGCCCAGCACGCCGCGGACACCGGCGTCCGGTGGACCGCCTGTCCCAAGGACTGGGGCCTGGAGGCCCCCATCCAGTGCGGCTACGTGACCGTGCCGGTCGACTACGCCAGGCCGTACGGGCCCACCATCCGGCTCGCGGTGGACCGGATCCGCAGCACCGGCACCCGGGCCGAGCGGCAGGGCGCGCTGCTGTACAACCCCGGCGGCCCCGGCGGCTCCGGGCTGAAGTTCCCGCGCCGGGTCACCACCAAGAGCGCGCTGTGGACGCAGACCGCCAAGGCATACGACTTCGTCGGCTTCGACCCGCGCGGGGTGGGCCACTCCGCCCCGATCTCCTGCGAGGACCCGAAGGAGTACGTCAAGGCGCCCAAGCCCGACCCGGTGCCCGCCAACGAGGCGGAGAAGCTGGTCCAGCGCAAGATCGCCAAGGCGTACGCGGACGGCTGCCTCAAGCGCTCCGGCCGGCTGCTGGCCCACATGACCACGCTGGACACCGCGCGCGACATGGACGTCATCCGGGCCGCCCTCGGTGAGCGGAAGCTGAACTACCTGGGCGTCTCCTACGGCACCTACCTCGGCGCGGTCTACGCCACGCTCTTCCCGACCCATGTGCGCCGGCTGATCGTGGACAGCGTCGTCGACCCGGCGCCCGACCACATCTGGTACCGCGACAACCTCGACCAGGACATCGCCTTCCAGGGCCGCTGGAAGGACTGGGAGAACTGGGTCGCCAAGCACAACGCCGTCTACCACCTGGGCAACACCGCCGACAAGGTCGAGCGGCAGTGGCTCAAGCTGCGCGCCGCCGCCAAGAAGCACCCGCTCGGCGGTGTGGTCGGCCCGGCCGAACTGATCAGCTTCTTCCAGAACGCGCCCTACTACGACGCGTACTGGACCATCGTGGCCGACGCCTTCAGCAAGTACGCCGCCGGTGACGCCAAGCCGCTGATCGCCGCCGCCGGACCGGACCTGAAGAACACCGCCGCCAACGCCGCGGCGGAGAACGGCACCGCGGTCTACACCGCCGTGGAGTGCACCGACGCCAAGTGGCCCACCGACTGGCGCCGCTGGGACCGCGACAACACGCTGCTCAACCGCAAGTACCCCTTCATGACCTGGGCCAACGCCTGGATGAACCTGCCGTGCGCCACCTGGGGCGTGCCGCAGCTGCGCCCGGTGGACGTGCACTCCTACCCCGGGCTGCCCAGCGTGCTGATCGTGCAGAGCACCCGTGACGCGGCCACCCCGTACGCGGGCGCCCTGGAACTCCACCGCAGGCTGCGCGGCTCGGAGCTGATCACCGAGAAGGACGCCGGTTCGCACGGCGTCACCGGCCTGGTCAACCCGTGCATCAACGACCGGGTCACCAACTACCTCGTCAACGGCAGGCTCGACGGCCAGGACGTGGTGTGCGGGCCGCACGCCACCCCCGAGCCCACCCCGGCCAAGAGCGCGGCGAAGACGAGGACCGCCGCCTGA